The Prevotella melaninogenica genome window below encodes:
- a CDS encoding KpsF/GutQ family sugar-phosphate isomerase — MNEAEQRLTQVRAYATQCIKEEAEATLNLINQLDENFDKAVSLMFHCTGKVIVTGVGKSGNIGAKIAATLSSTGTPAFFVNPLDVYHGDLGVMTKDDVVLALSNSGQTDELLRFIPMVLHMNIPIIGMSANPNSLLAKYSTAHLKVWVEKEACPLNLAPTSSTTAALVMGDALAIALMRVRNFKPQDFAQFHPGGELGKRLLTTAQDVMRSDELPIIPKDIHLGEAIIHVSKGKLGLGVSLDNGKVIGLITDGDIRRAMERWQAEFFDHTVSDIMTREPKIVLPTTKITEIQQIMQQNKVHTVLVCDEERHFLGVVDHYSCML; from the coding sequence ATGAACGAAGCAGAACAAAGATTGACACAGGTCAGAGCATATGCAACACAGTGTATCAAAGAAGAAGCTGAAGCTACACTTAATCTGATAAACCAGTTAGATGAGAACTTTGATAAGGCTGTTAGCCTAATGTTCCATTGTACTGGTAAGGTTATCGTTACTGGTGTTGGCAAAAGTGGAAATATAGGTGCTAAGATTGCTGCAACCCTTTCTTCTACGGGTACACCTGCATTCTTTGTTAACCCTCTGGACGTTTATCATGGCGATTTGGGTGTGATGACAAAGGATGATGTTGTATTAGCATTATCTAATTCAGGACAGACAGACGAGCTACTCCGCTTCATTCCAATGGTACTTCACATGAATATTCCTATTATTGGAATGAGTGCTAATCCGAATTCATTATTGGCAAAATATTCTACAGCTCATTTGAAGGTTTGGGTTGAGAAAGAAGCATGCCCTCTTAACCTTGCTCCAACAAGTTCAACAACGGCAGCCCTTGTCATGGGTGATGCCTTAGCGATAGCGCTTATGCGTGTTCGTAACTTTAAGCCACAGGACTTTGCACAGTTCCACCCTGGTGGAGAATTAGGAAAACGCTTATTAACTACAGCACAAGATGTAATGCGTTCAGATGAACTTCCTATCATTCCAAAGGATATACACTTAGGAGAAGCTATCATACATGTTAGTAAGGGCAAGCTTGGCTTGGGTGTATCGCTTGATAATGGAAAGGTGATAGGCTTGATAACGGATGGTGATATCCGCAGAGCTATGGAACGTTGGCAGGCTGAGTTCTTTGATCATACAGTCAGTGATATAATGACAAGAGAACCAAAGATAGTCTTACCAACTACGAAGATTACAGAGATTCAACAGATTATGCAGCAGAATAAGGTACACACAGTGTTAGTATGCGATGAGGAAAGACACTTCTTAGGTGTTGTTGACCATTATAGTTGTATGCTGTAA
- the kdsA gene encoding 3-deoxy-8-phosphooctulonate synthase — protein sequence MMNKPTFIAGPCVIESQELLNTVAEELVRLNKKYDIDIIFKASFDKANRTSIHSFRGPGLDKGLMMLQTIKEKYGLRLLTDIHESYQAEAVGEVIDVIQIPAFLCRQTDLLVAAAKTGKIVNIKKAQFLSGRDMRYPVQKCHESGAKDVWLTERGNSFGYNNLVVDFRNIPDMKEIVSNVIMDCTHSVQRPSAGDGKTVGDRKFVPSMALAAKAFGATGYFFEVHPTPDAGLSDAANMLELEKLDELIGKLV from the coding sequence ATGATGAATAAACCTACTTTCATTGCAGGTCCCTGCGTTATTGAAAGCCAAGAACTACTCAACACGGTTGCAGAAGAGTTAGTTAGGCTTAATAAGAAATACGATATAGATATCATTTTTAAAGCAAGCTTTGATAAGGCTAATCGTACAAGCATACACTCTTTCCGTGGTCCAGGGCTTGACAAAGGACTTATGATGCTTCAAACTATCAAGGAGAAGTACGGATTACGATTGCTAACCGATATTCATGAAAGCTATCAAGCTGAGGCTGTTGGAGAAGTTATTGACGTTATTCAGATTCCTGCTTTCCTTTGTCGTCAGACTGACTTATTAGTGGCTGCAGCAAAGACTGGTAAGATTGTAAACATCAAGAAAGCACAGTTTCTTAGTGGTAGAGATATGCGTTATCCTGTACAAAAGTGTCACGAAAGTGGGGCTAAGGATGTGTGGTTGACTGAGCGTGGAAATAGTTTTGGATATAACAACCTCGTTGTTGACTTCCGTAATATCCCTGATATGAAAGAAATCGTTTCGAATGTTATTATGGATTGTACACATAGTGTACAGCGTCCAAGTGCAGGAGATGGTAAGACAGTTGGCGATCGTAAGTTTGTACCTTCGATGGCATTAGCAGCTAAAGCCTTTGGTGCTACAGGCTACTTCTTTGAAGTTCACCCTACTCCAGACGCAGGACTATCAGATGCAGCTAATATGTTGGAACTTGAGAAGTTAGATGAATTAATAGGAAAACTGGTATGA
- a CDS encoding outer membrane beta-barrel protein, which yields MKKILLSFAVACVSLAASAQGYVGGSVGIASSKTDGSDAVTTYQFLPEIGVNLDENWSIGTVVGWGKGNPVQYEGESRNYFKIAPYARYTFVRSKYVNAFVEGGFGYTHYNHAHTGGASINEWEAGLRPGLAVNLSPKVSFVTRVGFVGWKSAKYDVSGAKANNVWGASLNGNDITFGVYYNF from the coding sequence ATGAAAAAGATTTTATTGTCATTTGCTGTAGCATGTGTATCACTTGCAGCAAGTGCACAGGGTTATGTTGGTGGTAGCGTAGGTATTGCTTCATCAAAGACAGATGGTTCTGATGCTGTTACAACTTATCAGTTCCTCCCAGAGATTGGTGTTAATCTCGACGAGAACTGGTCAATCGGTACAGTAGTTGGTTGGGGTAAAGGTAATCCTGTTCAGTATGAGGGCGAATCTCGTAACTATTTCAAGATTGCACCATACGCACGTTACACATTTGTGCGTTCTAAGTATGTAAATGCTTTCGTAGAGGGTGGTTTTGGTTATACTCATTACAACCACGCTCACACTGGTGGCGCTTCTATTAATGAGTGGGAAGCAGGTTTGAGACCAGGTCTCGCAGTTAACCTCAGTCCAAAGGTAAGTTTTGTAACTCGTGTTGGTTTCGTTGGATGGAAGTCTGCTAAGTATGACGTAAGTGGTGCTAAGGCAAATAACGTTTGGGGTGCATCTCTTAACGGTAATGATATCACTTTCGGTGTTTACTACAACTTCTAA
- a CDS encoding IS982 family transposase, producing the protein MITKDKITEIFCIADDFCKEFELETDKIGLSEKNKGCHRHRRWRMSKSEIITILICFHFNSYRNFRHYYTFFVKEHLADLFPNQLSYNRFLELEARVSVEMMMFLQICCFGRCTGISFIDSTCIPVCHNKRICRNKVFRNYATRGKSTMGWYFGFKLHLICNERGEILNFMLTKANVDDRDENVFNRLTDNVFGKLFADKGYISQGLFERLFNDGINLVTGIRSNMKNKLMPLYDRLLLRKRSVIETINDELKNVAQLVHSRHRSIFNFAMNVLSAIAAYSFFEKKPAVNIDFAIEQHSGQLTLF; encoded by the coding sequence ATGATTACCAAGGACAAAATTACTGAAATTTTCTGTATTGCAGATGATTTCTGCAAAGAGTTTGAGTTAGAAACTGATAAAATAGGTCTCTCAGAAAAGAATAAAGGATGTCATCGCCATCGCAGGTGGCGTATGAGTAAGTCTGAAATCATAACGATTTTAATTTGCTTTCACTTTAATTCCTATCGTAATTTTCGTCACTATTATACCTTTTTCGTAAAAGAGCATTTAGCAGATTTATTTCCAAATCAATTGTCTTATAATCGTTTTCTTGAATTAGAGGCAAGAGTCTCTGTAGAGATGATGATGTTCCTGCAGATATGTTGTTTTGGGAGGTGTACTGGTATTAGTTTTATTGACTCAACTTGTATTCCAGTTTGTCATAATAAACGTATTTGTCGCAATAAGGTTTTTAGAAATTATGCAACAAGGGGTAAGAGTACAATGGGATGGTATTTTGGATTCAAACTACATCTTATCTGTAATGAAAGAGGTGAGATTCTAAACTTTATGCTCACTAAAGCAAATGTTGATGACCGAGACGAAAATGTATTTAACAGGTTGACAGACAATGTATTTGGTAAATTGTTTGCAGACAAAGGGTACATTTCTCAAGGATTATTTGAGCGATTGTTCAATGATGGAATAAATTTAGTTACGGGCATTAGGAGTAACATGAAAAATAAACTGATGCCACTTTATGATAGACTTCTTTTAAGGAAAAGATCTGTAATAGAGACTATCAATGATGAGCTAAAGAATGTAGCTCAATTAGTGCATTCAAGGCATAGAAGCATATTTAATTTCGCAATGAATGTTCTCTCTGCTATTGCAGCCTACAGCTTCTTTGAGAAGAAGCCAGCAGTGAACATAGACTTTGCTATAGAGCAACATTCGGGACAGCTTACATTATTCTAA